One stretch of Nomascus leucogenys isolate Asia chromosome 7b, Asia_NLE_v1, whole genome shotgun sequence DNA includes these proteins:
- the LOC115835867 gene encoding LOW QUALITY PROTEIN: putative POM121-like protein 1 (The sequence of the model RefSeq protein was modified relative to this genomic sequence to represent the inferred CDS: inserted 1 base in 1 codon) has translation MAQVPQQARALCSEFQGILQLSHCTEHKDSLWGPGAGSHPFGAXNTRLSPHLCPGKIVLRALKESGAGMPEQDKDPRVQESPDYQRRVPEVTGDARSEFRPLRDNGGLSPIVPRPGPVQRDLHAQRSEVTYHERSQTSWTSSCTKRNAISSSYSSMGGFPWLKRRRGSASSHCQLTIRSSKTAREDRPQAVSSGHTRYEKAADIAPGQTLAPRNGSPRSQASRPRRRKFPLQPRRRGEPLMLPPPLELGFRVTAEDLDREKEAAFERINSVLRGEPKAIWDCRPSWPANALSSLATGASGLPAVSKAPGMDAQQERHKSQDCLGPVAPLTSAAEVPSTAPVSGRKRRPSGSLFSSSDPLPATSSHSRDSAQVTSLIPVPFLAASMDVGMRSPRPGTSGASSSPPATPMEIDSTEVGPGLHSGASSSPPATPMEIDSTEVGQVCIPSEETL, from the exons ATGGCACAGGTACCACAGCAAGCCCGTGCCTTGTGCTCCGAGTTCCAGGGCATCCTCCAGCTCAGCCACTGCACTGAGCACAAGGACTCTCTGTGGGGCCCAGGAGCAGGAAGTCACCCCTTTGGGG CCAACACCCGGCTGTCCCCACACTTGTGTCCAGGGAAGATAGTGTTGAGGGCCCTCAAGGAGAGCGGGGCAGGGATGCCTGAGCAGGACAAGGACCCTAGAGTCCAAGAGAGTCCTGATTATCAGAGAAGAGTCCCCGAGGTCACCGGGGATGCACGGTCTGAATTTAGGCCCCTGCGGGACAATGGAGGCCTCTCTCCCATTGTGCCCAGGCCTGGGCCCGTGCAGAGAGACCTCCATGCCCAGAGGTCAGAAGTCACATATCACGAGAGATCCCAGACCTCCTGGACGAGCTCGTGCACCAAACGCAATGCCATCTCGAGCTCCTACAGCTCCATGGGAGGCTTCCCGTGGCTAAAGCGGAGGAGGGGGTCAGCCTCATCCCACTGCCAGCTGACCATCAGGTCCTCAAAGACAGCGAGAGAGGACAGGCCTCAGGCTGTCTCTTCGGGTCACACCCGGTATGAAAAGGCAGCAGATATAGCACCAGGGCAGACACTCGCTCCCAGGAATGGCTCCCCCAGATCCCAGGCGTCTAGGCCCCGTAGACGCAAGTTTCCCCTGCAGCCACGCAGGCGAGGGGAGCCCCTGATGCTGCCGCCTCCCTTAGAGCTGGGGTTCCGGGTCACTGCTGAAGACCTGGACCGGGAGAAGGAGGCTGCGTTCGAGCGCATCAACAGTGTACTGCGGGGCGAGCCCAAGGCCATCTGGGACTGCAGACCCTCATGGCCTGCCAACGCTTTGTCCTCACTTGCAACAGGGGCTTCTGGTCTGCCTGCTGTCTCTAAAGCACCCGGTATGGATGCACAGCAGGAGAGACACAAGTCCCAAGACTGCCTGGGCCCAGTGGCCCCCCTAACATCTGCTGCAGAGGTCCCCTCCACAGCTCCTGTGTCTGGGAGGAAGCGCAGACCATCAGGCTCCCTGTTCTCCTCCTCAGATCCCCTTCCTGCCACCTCTTCCCACTCCCGGGACTCAGCCCAGGTCACCTCGCTGATTCCTGTCCCCTTCCTAGCTGCAAGCATGGATGTGGGCATGAGAAGCCCAAGGCCTGGCACTTCTGGAGCCAGTTCTAGCCCTCCAGCCACACCCATGGAAATCGACAGTACAGAGGTGGGCCCAGGTCTGCATTCTGGAGCCAGTTCTAGCCCTCCAGCCACACCCATGGAAATTGACAGTACAGAGGTGGGCCAGGTCTGCATTCCGTCAGAAGAAACCCTTTAA